Part of the Pseudomonadota bacterium genome is shown below.
AGCAGATGCAGATCAATTTCACGCGCGCCAACGAAAAAGAAGCCGACGCGCTCGGCATCCAGCTCATGACCGAGGCGCACTTCGACACCCACATGATGGCCTCGTTTTTCGAGCGCATGCAGCGTGCCTCGCGTTACACCGACCCGGCCTACATTCCGGAATACCTGCGCACCCACCCGATCACCATCAATCGTATCGCCGAGGCGCGTAACCGCGCGGCGCAGATCAAGCAGTCCAAGGTGCTGGGCGACAGCCTCGAATATCACCTGGTGAAAGCCAAGCTGCGGGTGATGGCCGAGCCCGATCCGATGCAGGCGGTGCGATATTTCCAGGAAGCGCTGGCGCGCCACGGCGATGAACCGGAGGAAGCCAATCGTTACGGCTACGCATTGGCGCTCAACGAGGCCGGTGATTTCGAAAAAGCGCGCAATGAACTGGCCAAGCTGATGGCCGCGCACCCGGACAACATCGCGTTCCTCATTGCCTCCGGCCAGGTCGAACAGCACGCCACTTTGTATGCCGCCGGCCTGCCCTACTTCGTCAAGGCCTACCAGCTCAAGCCCGAGTCGCGGGCCGCGGTCTACGGCTACGTGAATGCGCTGTTGCTGGTCGATCGCGCGCAAGAGGCCAAGGATCTGCTCGGCGCCTACGGCCTGTCGGACCGGCGCGACCCGAAGTTCTACAAGCTCCTCGCCGACGCCCAGACCAAACTTGGCGACAAGCCCGAAGCCCATCACTCGCTGGCCGAGTATTACTTCAGCGTCGGCGAGTTTCCCTATGCCGCCGAGCAACTGCGCATCGCCCGCGAATCGCCGGGTCTGAGCAACTATCAACGGCAGAAAATCGTTGCCCGACTGGAGGAAGTCGAGGACACCATGCAGCGCCTCATGGACGACCGTCACTGAGCGAAGCAGCCCCTTGCCGCCTGCGCGTTCTCGACGGGGCCGCGCTGGTCTGATACTTTAAAAACCAGCACCTAGATACAATTTCACACAATCGACATTAATTTGTGTGACGCATTCCAGCGCCGCCAGGCCGCGTCCTGGCGTCTAATGCGCCTCCGCTGGAAAGCGGGCCTGGGACTGATGGTCACCTTGAGCCCCGCATCCCGTGGACTGGTCCGCCAAACTCGATAAACAGTGTTAAATCGGCGACCTTTTGTGGCCCATTTAACAGTATCGCCATGAGCGCGAACTATATTTGCTCCACGCACAAGAACACGCCGGCTGCAGCACACAGACCGGCCGCAAGAAACGGAACATCACCCTATGAAAAACAGAAATCTGCTTAGCTACTCACTCGATATGATCGGCCTGGCGATGCTGGTCGGCGCGGGCCTGGCACTGGTCTGCGCACTGTGGTTCGCCGGCGCCACCGTCGAAACGGTCCTGATGGGTGCGTTCCGCACCGCCCTGCAACTGTCCGTCGGTTCCTTCCTGCTCGCTCGTTGCTACGACATCGGCCTGATCCTGAAGCACCAGGACCAAGTCGCCAGCAAGCCGGCCACCGAAACCTACGCGGTGGCCAACGTCGAACAGCTCCCGCAGCGCGACAGCCTGCCGCGCGCCGCCTGAAGTCAAGTGCCAACCCGCTTCGGCCGCGTGATGCGCGGCCGAAGCCGCTCTCCTCTCGAAATCTCTTCCCCGCAATACCTCGACCGCGCTCGTCAGCGTTTGACGATGCGGTAGCCGGCGCGCGGGAAATGCACCGCCACCGCGCCCAGCGCCGCGTCCTGTCTTTCGATGCTGATGGTGTCGGCGGTCACGGCGATGATCCTGCCGGCGCTCTGCTCGGGGCCGTAGTCGTCTGCCGCGATCGCCACCTCGTCGCCGAGCGCGAAGCCGAGATCCGCGGGCACCGCGCTTGACGGCAGCGTGAGCGGCGCGGCGTTCTTCGCCACCGCCAGCGCGGCTTGCGCGCTCATCTCGGTGACCGACGGGTTGGGCATCGCCTCGATGCGCGCGAACCAGGCCGCCAGGGCCGGTTTCGCCATCACCTCGGCGAACAGCTTCGGGTCGTTCTTGAGGAACCATACCGGGTGGTAGCAGGCCGCGTCGGCCAGCGTGAATTGCTCACCGAACAAGTAGGGCTTGTCGCCGAGCTGAGCTTCCAGCCGAGCCAGCGACAGCTGCGCCTGGCTCCAGGCCTGCGGCGCGGCCTTGAACAGGCCGTCCTTGGTCATGGCCGGCGACATCGCGGCGCGGTCGTCGAGAAAGCCGGGCGGCAGGGCGTCGTACAAGGCCACGATGACCGGCGGTACGCATTGAAAGAACAGGCGGTGGTCGGCCCAATCCTCGACCACGCCGATGAGGCCGGCCTGGGCCGCGGGCACCAGCGGTCGATCGGGATGGAGCGCATCCAGGCGCCGCGCGATCAGCGCGGTATCGCAATAGACGTCCGCGCCGACCTGCAGCACGGGTATGCGGCGATAGCCGCCGGTCAGGGCCACGAGATCGGCCTTGGGCATCATGATCGGCTGGTCGACCGAGCACCATGGCAGGCCCTTGAAGGCGAGGATGCGACGGATCTTTTCCGAGAACGGCGACAAGGGATAGTGGTGCAACAAGATGGCGGACATCGTCTGGCCTCGCTTGCGTGAAAAAACTCGGGGACGTCCGGCGCGCCGGCGCCGCGCCGCGATGCCGACGATGATAGGAGCTGACGCGCGCGCCCGGCAACGCGCCGCGCCCTTATCGTCGCCCGAGCTTGCCGGTATATAGTCCGGGCAACACGCTCATGCGGCGCGGGCTCGGCGCCACGGTCATTCAGCAGGGGGAAGCATGGCAAGCGGCAGTCGCGCGCAATATCGCATCAAAGTGGAAAAGGACGTGCCGGCCATCATGCGCGATGGCGCCAGGCTCTACGCCGACATCTACCGCCCCGACGCCGAGGGCCGCTTTCCGGTCATCCTGCTGCGTCTGCCCTACGGCAAGCACATGGCGGCCGATTTCGGCGATCACGAATACTTTCCGGCGCGCGGTTACGTGGTGGTGATCCAGGACGCGCGCGGCCGTTTCACTTCCGAAGGCGAGTACTACCCGCTCATCACCGAAGGCGAGGACGGCT
Proteins encoded:
- a CDS encoding M48 family metallopeptidase codes for the protein MKRNYCSIAILLAALGASASLDAADQIELPEIGDSAGAIISPEQEHRLGEEYMRQIRRQAPMVTDDEVEDYIQNLGASLAKHTNYELGFHFFMMQSSVINAFALPGGYVAIHTGLMLETTNESELASVVGHEISHVTQRHGARMIEEMAHMSAPMIASMVAGLVLMAVNPQAGAGALMAGQAAAQQMQINFTRANEKEADALGIQLMTEAHFDTHMMASFFERMQRASRYTDPAYIPEYLRTHPITINRIAEARNRAAQIKQSKVLGDSLEYHLVKAKLRVMAEPDPMQAVRYFQEALARHGDEPEEANRYGYALALNEAGDFEKARNELAKLMAAHPDNIAFLIASGQVEQHATLYAAGLPYFVKAYQLKPESRAAVYGYVNALLLVDRAQEAKDLLGAYGLSDRRDPKFYKLLADAQTKLGDKPEAHHSLAEYYFSVGEFPYAAEQLRIARESPGLSNYQRQKIVARLEEVEDTMQRLMDDRH
- a CDS encoding glutathione S-transferase family protein, translated to MSAILLHHYPLSPFSEKIRRILAFKGLPWCSVDQPIMMPKADLVALTGGYRRIPVLQVGADVYCDTALIARRLDALHPDRPLVPAAQAGLIGVVEDWADHRLFFQCVPPVIVALYDALPPGFLDDRAAMSPAMTKDGLFKAAPQAWSQAQLSLARLEAQLGDKPYLFGEQFTLADAACYHPVWFLKNDPKLFAEVMAKPALAAWFARIEAMPNPSVTEMSAQAALAVAKNAAPLTLPSSAVPADLGFALGDEVAIAADDYGPEQSAGRIIAVTADTISIERQDAALGAVAVHFPRAGYRIVKR